The genomic DNA TCGATCTTCCGGACAATCTAAAACTTTTCTATTCCTCTACACGATAATCCAACTCATCGTACGGAAACATAGGGCGCATAATTCTTTTGTAAGAACGAACTTGTTCCATTTCTTGATCTGTTGGTCCGTTCGTCAATGACATGATACAAAACGGTGAAATCTCTTTGAAATCAGGTGAGATATACCCTTGTTTGACAACAAAAAGGTCATAATCATCGACATCCAGATTGGAATCTTTGAATTGATGTAAGTCTGTATAGCTCAATGATTCGCCCTCTACCACCAAGCTGATGGGTTTTCCGTCGATTTTTACGGTAATGGCTTCTGCCATATGAGAATTAATTTCAAATCTATTATTCACCACACCTCTGGCAACAATTTCTCCCGTCAGGTGAATGGGTTTATTTAATTCATCTAGACCCATACCAAAATGAAAATCAACCCGGTCTCCTACTTTTTTATCATAAAGCTTGTGATAACTATATTTATCTACGACACCCGCAACCAAGATGCTTTTATCATAATAATCATCTTTTTCCATCAGTTGTCTCAAAATATAGTTGCTATAGCCATCTCCACCAGCACCGCAATTATCACCTGAATCTGTCAGAAATACTGGACGACCATCATATTGCAGCGCACGATCTAAAGCTTCATTAGGATAATCGACAATCCCATGATAATGAAATTGGAATCGACGAGCCAATACAAAATCATACAAGCTGTCAGCCACTTCATTCGCATATGCAGCATATTTGTCATCATTGGGTACAACAATCGCAGAACAACCACATTTATCTCCATCATGTTCCAAATATCCTACATGAAACGAAGCAGACAATATACGAGGATCAGATTCGAGCTCATCTAGGTATTGATTGATCG from Tuberibacillus sp. Marseille-P3662 includes the following:
- a CDS encoding M81 family metallopeptidase; protein product: MKVLIGHFNSESNEWSYQNMAFENFVFKHGEECLDVMNVRDIFEDQDIEVVPSLYANGHPGGLIKKDAFDFILKRFTKKVKEHLAEIDGIYLYLHGASKVVDLEGDSAEHNILFEIRKITGPYMPIAICMDPHGNLSQDFADNATIIRTYRHSPHTDTVETRRRVAEMLVDLLQNRRKITPVYRKIPIMIGGERSVSTDEPVASINQYLDELESDPRILSASFHVGYLEHDGDKCGCSAIVVPNDDKYAAYANEVADSLYDFVLARRFQFHYHGIVDYPNEALDRALQYDGRPVFLTDSGDNCGAGGDGYSNYILRQLMEKDDYYDKSILVAGVVDKYSYHKLYDKKVGDRVDFHFGMGLDELNKPIHLTGEIVARGVVNNRFEINSHMAEAITVKIDGKPISLVVEGESLSYTDLHQFKDSNLDVDDYDLFVVKQGYISPDFKEISPFCIMSLTNGPTDQEMEQVRSYKRIMRPMFPYDELDYRVEE